The following proteins come from a genomic window of Rhodoligotrophos sp. CJ14:
- a CDS encoding ABC transporter substrate-binding protein → MRRREFLTLSLGSAALLNGATWPVLAQMPASTTPKRIYRITYRGRTAVEEGFDDYLAANGASVEFIERDADRDTARLPGFIEEIRALKPDLVYTWGTPVTLGIAGRYDAEDKAKYITERPIVFALVSAPVQAGIVRSTQHPGRNVTGAVHVVPTETQLRAMESYLPFKKIGVMYTPTEQNSVSIVEELEALQGKLGFELIARTFKMVEGRPSAEGIPELVSEIKAAGADWLYLLPDTFLGTQYKIVVPAALTQKLPTFGAAELAIREGGALVALVARYYSVGQLAASKALKILQEGIPPEDLPIETLKRFSLIINMKVAKELDLYPPIEMLNYAEVLTG, encoded by the coding sequence ATGAGGCGTCGCGAGTTCCTAACCTTAAGTCTCGGGTCGGCTGCCCTGCTGAACGGGGCCACCTGGCCCGTGCTGGCACAGATGCCCGCGTCCACCACGCCGAAACGGATCTATCGCATCACCTATCGCGGCCGCACCGCGGTCGAAGAAGGGTTTGACGATTATCTCGCCGCCAATGGCGCCAGTGTCGAGTTCATCGAGCGGGATGCGGATCGGGACACGGCCCGCCTGCCGGGCTTTATCGAGGAGATCCGCGCCCTGAAGCCCGACCTCGTCTATACCTGGGGCACGCCGGTGACGCTGGGCATCGCCGGCCGCTACGATGCGGAGGACAAGGCCAAATACATCACCGAGCGGCCGATCGTCTTTGCCCTGGTGTCCGCGCCCGTCCAGGCGGGAATCGTGAGAAGCACGCAGCATCCCGGGCGCAACGTCACGGGGGCCGTGCATGTGGTGCCGACGGAAACCCAGCTGCGGGCGATGGAATCCTATCTGCCGTTCAAGAAGATCGGGGTGATGTACACCCCGACGGAGCAGAACTCCGTCTCGATCGTGGAGGAGCTCGAGGCCTTGCAGGGAAAGCTCGGTTTCGAGCTGATCGCGCGGACATTCAAGATGGTCGAGGGGCGCCCGAGCGCCGAGGGCATTCCTGAGCTGGTGAGCGAGATCAAGGCGGCCGGTGCCGATTGGCTCTATCTGTTGCCCGATACTTTCCTTGGCACTCAGTATAAGATCGTCGTGCCGGCGGCTTTGACACAGAAGCTGCCGACTTTCGGCGCCGCGGAGCTGGCCATTCGCGAGGGCGGCGCGCTGGTTGCCCTTGTCGCCCGATATTATTCGGTCGGACAGCTCGCGGCCTCGAAGGCGCTGAAGATCCTGCAAGAGGGAATTCCGCCGGAGGATCTTCCAATCGAAACCCTCAAGAGATTTTCGCTCATCATTAATATGAAAGTCGCAAAAGAATTGGATTTATACCCCCCGATTGAGATGCTGAATTACGCGGAAGTCCTGACAGGCTAA
- a CDS encoding MFS transporter, with protein MHSIQLRLSAALVAMLVAALAYLSFQTTKRAEALLLPEVEHKAETVARSVGALMQRALEVGVPMGEMRGLDGYLSRILAGNPEFSAVSISDPAGQRLYGAGLDADAAVSAVRAPIGSGTPPQAYAVVSLDPAFVQSVIYKMWIDLAIVTVVTALVALELLYISFGAGLYGAIEGVESRVYAIGHSDLRPHTPVDSRSEFGKLATLIDQRLSGLNQRFSALRSLVAERGQASAQQALKGLQQKFHLGETAAPEALSVIAIRAPLFVFMFAEELTRPFLPIYIERLASPIPGLSPELVISLPMVVFLAIVALTQPVLGGLTERYGRRPSLLWGAVLGALGYCGAAFAPDLVSLTLARALSAVGFALVFVGAQGFVIDNTTAGQRARGMAVFIGAILVAGLCGPPIGGIIADRLGMEIAFLVAGAMAGLSLLLALLCIPRTPGHQPSGPPIRARDFGATFRSPKLVALFFCCAMPAKILLVAVCFFLMPLHMKDIGQDQAAIGRMLMIYPLIMVLLVPSFASLADRWNRRVAFVAAGGAIAGLGSLLVMIDASSLVVLGAMLASLGIGQAISIAPQSALVGEFGKMLQEPIGDGPLYGIFRLVERTGNALGPVIAGFLLGLYGFQTAVVIIGALVIAGALIFAMGASGVQGRTKKTSSHRIGGQPA; from the coding sequence ATGCACAGCATCCAGCTTCGGCTTTCGGCTGCCTTGGTCGCGATGCTCGTGGCGGCGCTCGCCTATCTGTCGTTTCAGACGACGAAGCGGGCAGAAGCCCTGCTCCTGCCAGAGGTCGAGCATAAGGCGGAAACGGTCGCCCGCTCGGTCGGCGCGCTGATGCAACGGGCGCTGGAGGTGGGCGTACCGATGGGTGAGATGCGTGGGCTGGACGGGTATCTCAGCCGCATTCTCGCGGGCAATCCGGAGTTTTCAGCGGTCAGCATCAGTGATCCGGCGGGACAGAGGCTCTATGGTGCAGGCCTTGATGCTGACGCGGCCGTATCTGCGGTGAGGGCGCCGATCGGCAGTGGAACCCCGCCACAGGCCTATGCGGTGGTGAGCCTCGACCCGGCCTTCGTGCAGAGCGTCATCTACAAGATGTGGATCGACCTGGCGATCGTCACGGTGGTGACCGCGCTGGTCGCACTGGAACTGCTTTATATCAGTTTCGGGGCCGGGCTTTACGGGGCCATCGAGGGTGTCGAGAGCAGGGTCTATGCGATTGGCCATAGCGATCTCCGGCCGCATACACCCGTCGACAGCCGCAGCGAATTTGGCAAGCTTGCAACTCTCATCGATCAGCGGCTTTCCGGCCTCAATCAGCGCTTCAGTGCGCTTCGGAGCCTGGTTGCCGAACGCGGGCAGGCGAGTGCTCAACAGGCGTTGAAGGGGCTTCAGCAGAAGTTTCACCTGGGCGAGACTGCTGCGCCTGAAGCTCTGTCCGTCATCGCGATCAGGGCACCGCTGTTCGTGTTCATGTTCGCGGAGGAGCTCACGAGGCCCTTCCTGCCGATCTATATCGAGAGGCTTGCATCCCCCATTCCGGGGCTTTCACCCGAGCTGGTGATCAGTCTGCCAATGGTCGTGTTCCTGGCGATCGTGGCGCTCACACAGCCCGTGCTGGGCGGGCTCACGGAGCGCTACGGACGCAGGCCGTCATTGCTCTGGGGCGCGGTGTTGGGGGCCCTCGGCTATTGTGGCGCTGCGTTCGCACCGGATCTCGTGAGCCTCACATTGGCGCGGGCGCTCTCGGCGGTGGGCTTTGCGCTGGTCTTCGTGGGAGCTCAGGGGTTCGTGATCGATAACACCACCGCTGGGCAGCGTGCCCGCGGCATGGCGGTGTTCATCGGTGCGATATTGGTAGCGGGTCTGTGCGGGCCACCGATCGGCGGCATCATCGCCGATCGGCTCGGCATGGAGATCGCTTTTCTCGTTGCGGGCGCGATGGCGGGCTTAAGCCTGCTTCTCGCCTTGCTCTGCATTCCCCGCACGCCCGGACATCAGCCTTCCGGACCGCCGATCCGAGCGCGCGATTTCGGGGCGACATTCCGCTCGCCCAAGCTCGTCGCGCTATTCTTCTGCTGCGCCATGCCGGCCAAGATCCTGCTGGTCGCCGTGTGTTTCTTCCTGATGCCGCTGCATATGAAGGATATCGGGCAGGACCAAGCGGCAATCGGGCGAATGCTCATGATCTATCCGCTGATCATGGTGCTGCTGGTCCCAAGTTTTGCTTCGCTCGCCGACCGGTGGAACCGGCGGGTGGCCTTCGTCGCGGCAGGCGGGGCGATTGCGGGCCTTGGTTCGCTGCTGGTGATGATCGATGCCAGCAGCCTCGTCGTGCTCGGCGCGATGCTCGCAAGCCTCGGGATCGGACAGGCGATCAGTATCGCACCGCAATCGGCGCTGGTGGGCGAGTTCGGCAAAATGCTGCAAGAGCCCATCGGCGATGGTCCGCTCTACGGCATCTTCCGGTTGGTGGAACGCACCGGGAATGCTCTCGGCCCTGTGATCGCCGGGTTCCTCCTCGGGCTATATGGTTTTCAGACGGCCGTGGTGATCATCGGAGCCCTGGTGATCGCGGGGGCGCTTATTTTCGCGATGGGTGCGTCTGGCGTGCAGGGCAGGACAAAGAAGACGTCTTCGCACAGAATTGGAGGGCAGCCCGCATGA
- a CDS encoding SpoIIE family protein phosphatase, whose translation MLLRTRVTLLVTIAFALAFAGLVAAGMQRERLAAIPYTEIGTTGQAALWREILRDDTQPLVSLAEEILSDTGLKEAVTARDQSRIRVLANAWTFPRFTTGSLTDLQILDADGQMVFASSTAAEPPRLLDISTIRNIQAGALPEGIRQVTSDRFGVIVARKYPSPAGDLVLALAASANPPLRRFARAMEADAFLLSTRGRLVEGTAPDLWRALALDLPQRAATVSEADYDGRLYAITAIPLDDVSSGSAGLLVTVKDATDTLSAIGRLTWIIGAVVLAILLLLLGGLYFYLRSSFRPLEKAVSVLGALSRGDTTADLSKESNDEIGEIATAVHRLRENMVAFNDTRRQRELQRRRQERFVRRQMETLAGTLEPGAREEVLADLRRIVAATSGALAEPDTAQPNAQSLARLIREDDQLGPLAAVLQQMSNRVVEQHRRLSELITRLREALVRETQLASLQQELAIARDLQRSVLPIDFPDRPRFSAYGLMESAREVGGDFYDFFEQGDGRFAFLIADVSGKGVPAAFFMAIARTLLKAIALFENEPAACVRQLNELLSAGNDQMMFVTLFFCVLDPATGEVEYVNAGHNPPYRITQPGKVTMLPPSDDLAVAIMSGVEFTSRRIQLAPGETLVLYTDGVTEAFNNADEQFGENRLMATLQAIPRPDPSAVARAISQAVKEFESGHQQSDDLTLLVMNYKG comes from the coding sequence ATGCTGCTGCGAACCCGAGTAACCCTGCTTGTGACGATCGCCTTTGCGCTCGCCTTCGCCGGATTGGTGGCAGCGGGCATGCAGCGGGAGCGGTTGGCCGCGATTCCCTACACCGAGATCGGCACCACCGGCCAAGCAGCCTTATGGCGCGAGATCTTGCGAGACGATACCCAGCCACTCGTGAGCCTCGCCGAGGAAATCTTATCCGATACCGGCTTGAAAGAGGCAGTAACCGCACGCGACCAGTCTCGCATCCGCGTCCTCGCGAATGCCTGGACCTTTCCGCGCTTTACGACCGGCAGCCTGACGGATCTCCAGATACTGGATGCCGATGGTCAAATGGTATTCGCGAGTTCCACCGCTGCCGAGCCACCGCGTCTGCTCGATATCAGCACCATCCGCAACATCCAGGCGGGCGCTTTGCCGGAAGGCATTCGGCAGGTGACATCCGATCGCTTCGGCGTGATCGTTGCCCGGAAATACCCCTCTCCGGCCGGCGATCTCGTCCTCGCACTCGCGGCCTCGGCGAACCCGCCGCTGAGGCGCTTTGCCAGGGCCATGGAAGCGGATGCCTTCCTGCTCAGCACCCGTGGTCGGCTTGTTGAGGGAACCGCCCCCGACCTTTGGCGTGCTCTGGCTCTTGATCTGCCACAGCGGGCGGCGACGGTGAGCGAGGCCGATTATGACGGGCGGCTTTATGCGATCACCGCCATACCTCTGGATGACGTGTCATCCGGCTCAGCCGGCCTGCTCGTGACGGTCAAGGACGCGACCGACACGCTTTCCGCCATAGGCAGACTGACCTGGATCATCGGCGCCGTTGTCCTGGCCATCCTGCTGCTTCTGCTTGGAGGCCTCTACTTCTATCTGCGTTCGAGCTTCCGCCCATTGGAGAAAGCCGTCTCGGTGCTGGGTGCGCTCTCTCGCGGCGACACGACGGCGGACCTCTCGAAGGAAAGCAATGACGAAATTGGTGAGATCGCAACGGCGGTTCATCGCCTCCGTGAGAATATGGTGGCCTTCAACGACACCCGTCGGCAGCGCGAACTCCAGCGGCGCCGACAGGAACGTTTCGTGCGCCGGCAGATGGAGACGCTGGCCGGGACGCTCGAGCCGGGCGCGCGCGAGGAGGTTCTGGCCGACCTTCGCCGCATCGTGGCCGCAACGAGCGGCGCGCTGGCCGAGCCCGATACCGCTCAACCCAATGCCCAGTCCCTGGCGCGCCTCATCCGCGAGGATGACCAGCTCGGACCGCTGGCTGCGGTGCTTCAGCAGATGTCGAACCGTGTGGTTGAGCAGCATCGCCGCCTCTCCGAACTCATCACCCGGCTGCGCGAGGCGCTCGTGCGGGAAACCCAGCTGGCGAGCCTGCAGCAGGAGCTGGCCATCGCCCGTGACCTGCAGCGCTCGGTCTTGCCGATCGACTTCCCCGATCGGCCACGGTTCTCCGCCTATGGGCTCATGGAATCCGCCCGCGAGGTCGGGGGAGATTTCTACGACTTCTTCGAGCAGGGCGATGGCCGCTTTGCCTTTCTCATCGCCGATGTTTCGGGAAAGGGCGTGCCCGCGGCCTTTTTCATGGCCATTGCGCGCACTTTGCTCAAAGCGATTGCGCTGTTCGAGAACGAACCGGCCGCCTGCGTGCGCCAGTTGAACGAGCTTCTCTCGGCGGGCAACGACCAGATGATGTTCGTCACCTTGTTCTTCTGTGTGCTGGATCCCGCAACGGGCGAGGTTGAATATGTGAATGCTGGCCATAATCCGCCTTATCGCATCACTCAGCCCGGCAAGGTGACCATGCTGCCACCGAGCGATGACCTGGCGGTGGCGATCATGAGCGGTGTCGAGTTTACAAGCCGCCGCATCCAGCTCGCGCCGGGAGAAACTCTCGTTCTCTATACTGATGGTGTAACCGAGGCCTTCAACAATGCGGACGAGCAATTTGGCGAAAATCGTCTGATGGCTACGCTGCAGGCAATCCCACGACCAGACCCCAGCGCCGTTGCCCGTGCGATTTCCCAAGCCGTGAAGGAGTTCGAGAGCGGTCACCAACAGTCTGATGACCTCACTCTGCTCGTTATGAACTACAAGGGCTAG
- a CDS encoding HPF/RaiA family ribosome-associated protein, whose translation METPIQIAFKNLDTSQFLEKHIRERASKLERFHGNITACRVVVDAPHRSTGTGKPALGLTVEVEVPGRTLVAKNGKDNYDGRDGGTALVNRVFEAMERQLSEHADIRSQQVKSHESAGDTGKVVRLFPEQNYGFVEVIGSPDLYFTRNSVVDGSFDELKVGMMVRVTRATTEGPWGPQASSVRRLSGETSA comes from the coding sequence ATGGAAACACCAATCCAGATCGCGTTTAAGAATCTCGATACCTCGCAATTTTTGGAAAAGCACATTCGCGAACGGGCGAGCAAGCTCGAGCGATTTCATGGCAACATCACCGCGTGCCGGGTGGTCGTTGATGCGCCGCATCGCAGCACTGGAACGGGAAAGCCGGCGCTTGGCCTTACCGTGGAAGTGGAAGTTCCAGGCCGAACCCTGGTGGCCAAGAATGGCAAAGACAATTATGACGGCCGGGACGGCGGCACCGCGCTGGTGAATCGTGTTTTCGAGGCGATGGAGCGCCAGCTCAGTGAACATGCGGATATTCGTAGTCAGCAGGTGAAGAGTCACGAATCCGCAGGCGATACTGGAAAGGTCGTCCGCCTGTTTCCCGAGCAGAATTACGGATTCGTCGAGGTGATCGGCAGCCCGGATCTCTATTTCACCCGCAATTCTGTCGTGGATGGCAGCTTCGACGAGCTTAAAGTGGGGATGATGGTGCGTGTTACCCGCGCAACGACCGAAGGGCCGTGGGGGCCGCAGGCAAGCTCGGTGCGCAGGCTCTCCGGCGAGACTTCGGCCTAG
- a CDS encoding class II aldolase and adducin N-terminal domain-containing protein, which translates to MSTVTTLKANRKSDSDEWQMRVDLAAAFRLAAEMNWHEAVANHFSLAVSPDGKKFLMNPRWRHFSRIKASDLLLLDSDDPSTMDSPDAPDPSAWCIHGNMHKSLPHARCILHVHPPYATALASLADPEIKPIDQNTARYFRRMAIDLNFGGIADEQEEGERLVRALGNAHRLMMGNHGVLVVAETVAEAFDDLYYLERSCQTLILAYSTGRPLNVLSDEIAEKTAQGWEAYKPSAFAHFEQMKEILNAKDPSYAE; encoded by the coding sequence ATGTCGACGGTGACGACCCTCAAGGCAAATCGGAAAAGTGATTCCGACGAATGGCAAATGCGTGTGGACCTCGCTGCGGCGTTCCGACTTGCAGCAGAGATGAACTGGCACGAAGCGGTCGCCAACCATTTCAGTCTTGCCGTCTCACCGGATGGGAAGAAATTTCTGATGAACCCGCGCTGGCGGCATTTCTCGCGCATCAAGGCGAGTGACCTCCTGCTGCTCGATAGCGATGACCCGAGCACCATGGACAGCCCGGATGCCCCGGATCCTTCCGCATGGTGCATCCATGGGAACATGCACAAGTCGCTGCCGCATGCGCGCTGCATCCTCCATGTGCATCCGCCCTACGCAACGGCGCTGGCTTCGCTCGCCGATCCCGAGATCAAACCCATCGATCAAAATACGGCACGCTATTTCCGGCGCATGGCAATCGATCTGAATTTCGGCGGCATTGCCGACGAGCAGGAGGAAGGCGAACGCCTGGTGCGGGCGCTTGGCAATGCACATCGGCTGATGATGGGCAATCACGGTGTGCTGGTCGTGGCCGAAACCGTCGCTGAGGCGTTCGATGACCTCTATTATCTCGAGCGCTCCTGCCAGACATTGATCTTGGCCTATTCAACCGGCCGGCCGCTCAATGTGCTCTCGGACGAGATCGCCGAGAAGACGGCGCAAGGCTGGGAGGCCTATAAGCCCAGCGCCTTCGCGCATTTCGAGCAGATGAAGGAGATCCTCAACGCCAAGGATCCCTCATACGCGGAGTGA
- a CDS encoding hydantoinase/oxoprolinase family protein: MALLLGLDTGGTYTDAVIFDDAAARVGKGVIAKAKALTTRRDLSIGIGEAIGQVLAKAGVRPSHIALVSLSTTLATNALVEGQGGRVCLVFIGFAAADLERAGLSQALRGDPVILCNGGHTALGDEQGPLDLAALEREVRAVAPDVTGFAVAAHFATRNPAHELAARALIRNATGMPVTCSHELSAKLNGPKRALTCLLNARLLTLIHHLISALEGLLTGSGIDAPLMVVRGDGALISAEFAKMRPIETILSGPAASLVGAAYLTDRREAMVSDIGGTTTDIAIMLDGKPRIDPEGALVGGWRTMVEAVAMYTHGLGGDSEVAFDEASGVSADALKLGPRRLVPLSLLAAAHPDVVHSALDRQLEQARSQELAGRFVVRLVKSDSNLAGLGARELALMSAIGAQAAPLDLLVTRRPELAALNRLVSLGLVSLSGFTPSDAAHVLGRQTGWDAEAACKGALLLARKKNARGDLIWSDADAVATAVVAALERQSAELLLEAGFAEDGFADRDLSRSALARAALNGHSGHVRVDIGLNTPIIGLGASAPLYYPGIARLLGAPLDLPQHGDVANAIGAVVGHVRIKQEVFISEAAEGVYRVNIQGEARSFSSPEAAADYAERVLDEVLRQEALAAGAGEVSVRVSRDIRRVTVEGQPKFVDGSVTAVASGRPRIAHEQIGA, encoded by the coding sequence ATGGCGCTTCTCCTTGGACTGGATACGGGCGGCACCTATACGGATGCCGTCATCTTCGATGATGCGGCAGCGCGGGTGGGCAAGGGCGTCATTGCCAAGGCCAAGGCACTGACCACGCGGCGTGATCTTTCAATCGGCATCGGCGAGGCGATCGGGCAGGTGCTTGCCAAGGCGGGGGTGCGGCCCAGCCACATCGCCCTAGTATCGCTGTCGACAACGCTTGCAACCAATGCGCTGGTCGAGGGGCAGGGCGGGCGTGTCTGCCTCGTGTTCATCGGGTTTGCGGCAGCGGATCTCGAGCGAGCGGGCCTGTCCCAGGCCTTGCGCGGTGATCCCGTGATTCTCTGCAACGGCGGGCATACTGCGCTGGGCGATGAACAAGGGCCTCTAGATCTTGCTGCCTTGGAGCGGGAGGTGAGGGCGGTTGCACCTGATGTGACGGGCTTTGCTGTGGCGGCGCATTTCGCGACCCGCAATCCTGCCCATGAGCTTGCGGCGCGCGCGCTGATCCGCAACGCGACGGGGATGCCCGTTACCTGTAGTCACGAGCTTTCGGCCAAGCTCAATGGCCCGAAACGAGCGCTGACATGCCTGCTGAATGCGCGCCTGCTCACTCTCATTCATCACCTCATCTCGGCACTCGAAGGCTTGCTCACCGGAAGCGGCATCGATGCCCCGCTGATGGTGGTGCGCGGAGATGGCGCTCTGATCTCTGCTGAGTTCGCGAAAATGCGGCCTATCGAGACCATTCTTTCCGGGCCTGCGGCAAGCCTGGTGGGCGCGGCCTATCTGACCGATCGACGTGAAGCCATGGTTTCGGATATCGGGGGCACGACGACCGACATCGCTATCATGCTCGACGGCAAGCCGCGGATCGATCCCGAAGGGGCGCTGGTGGGCGGCTGGCGTACCATGGTCGAAGCGGTCGCCATGTATACCCATGGGCTCGGCGGCGACAGCGAGGTGGCCTTCGATGAGGCATCCGGGGTCAGCGCCGATGCGCTGAAGCTCGGTCCAAGGCGCCTGGTGCCGCTTTCGCTTCTCGCGGCGGCTCATCCAGACGTGGTCCATTCGGCACTTGACCGGCAGCTAGAGCAGGCACGCAGCCAGGAGCTGGCCGGCCGATTTGTCGTGCGGTTGGTAAAGTCTGATAGCAATCTGGCGGGGCTTGGCGCGCGGGAGCTCGCGCTGATGTCGGCGATTGGAGCGCAAGCCGCGCCCCTTGATCTTCTGGTCACCCGACGCCCTGAACTGGCAGCCCTCAACCGGCTGGTGAGCCTGGGGCTGGTCTCACTATCCGGGTTCACCCCTTCAGATGCCGCCCATGTGCTGGGGCGTCAGACCGGTTGGGATGCGGAGGCCGCGTGCAAGGGTGCCTTGCTGCTCGCCCGCAAGAAGAATGCCCGGGGCGATCTGATCTGGTCGGATGCTGACGCGGTTGCGACAGCGGTCGTCGCGGCGCTCGAGCGTCAATCAGCGGAGTTGCTGCTGGAGGCGGGCTTTGCCGAGGACGGCTTTGCTGATCGTGATCTCAGTCGAAGCGCGCTTGCGCGTGCGGCACTCAACGGCCATAGCGGCCATGTTCGCGTGGATATCGGGCTCAATACGCCCATCATCGGGCTAGGAGCCTCCGCGCCCCTTTATTATCCCGGCATTGCGCGGCTGCTTGGCGCTCCACTTGATCTTCCGCAGCATGGAGACGTGGCAAATGCCATCGGAGCGGTCGTCGGGCACGTGCGGATCAAGCAGGAGGTGTTCATCTCCGAGGCGGCCGAGGGTGTCTACCGGGTCAATATCCAGGGCGAGGCGCGCAGCTTTTCCTCCCCTGAGGCTGCCGCAGATTATGCGGAGCGCGTGCTCGACGAGGTGCTGCGGCAAGAGGCGCTCGCGGCCGGCGCCGGAGAGGTTTCCGTGCGGGTCAGCCGCGACATCCGCCGGGTGACGGTGGAGGGCCAGCCCAAATTCGTGGACGGAAGCGTTACGGCGGTGGCGAGCGGCAGACCGCGCATTGCACACGAGCAAATTGGCGCCTGA
- a CDS encoding DedA family protein, protein MHDVHLPHAVAAFLHEYGEFAVCLIILLESFGVPLPGESLLIASGGLAAQGLLNPMLLFGGAFVGAVIGDNIGYLIGHLLGRKAIISYGTRFGITADRYDWAEQQFARYGPVVVAGARFVVVLRQLNGIVAGSLGMHWLRFLLFNALGAALWVGFWGTLAMVLGSHLSEFMGTVRHFGTAGIIVLVLAAIGLLAWWWFRREAKANNKQ, encoded by the coding sequence ATGCACGATGTCCATCTTCCACACGCGGTTGCGGCCTTTCTCCACGAATATGGCGAGTTTGCCGTATGCCTCATCATCCTGCTGGAAAGCTTCGGCGTTCCCTTGCCCGGCGAGAGCCTGTTGATCGCGTCCGGCGGCCTTGCGGCGCAAGGCTTGCTCAACCCGATGCTGCTGTTCGGTGGCGCCTTCGTGGGGGCGGTGATCGGGGATAATATCGGCTATCTCATCGGGCATCTGCTTGGGCGCAAGGCAATCATTTCCTACGGCACGCGGTTTGGGATTACCGCGGATCGGTATGACTGGGCAGAACAGCAGTTCGCCCGCTATGGCCCGGTGGTCGTGGCAGGGGCGAGGTTCGTGGTGGTGCTGCGGCAGCTCAACGGGATCGTGGCTGGCAGTCTCGGCATGCATTGGTTGCGCTTCCTCCTTTTCAACGCGTTGGGGGCAGCGCTCTGGGTGGGGTTTTGGGGCACGCTCGCCATGGTGCTCGGCTCGCATCTGAGCGAGTTCATGGGGACGGTCCGGCATTTCGGGACCGCTGGGATCATCGTATTGGTGCTTGCGGCAATCGGACTGCTTGCCTGGTGGTGGTTCAGGCGAGAGGCAAAGGCCAATAACAAGCAGTAA
- a CDS encoding DUF1194 domain-containing protein — translation MSRFTWLLVLLSALGSSLMPAKAADIDVDLELVLAVDVSWSMDMDEQDLQRQGYVAALKHPDVIRAISSGLHGKIALTYMEWAGPGYQTVLMPWTVIDSAEAAHAFADGLASAPISRFRATSISSALQFAAPMFDGNGFQGMRRVIDISGDGPNNMGEPVAGARDAVVGRGIVINGLPIMIKEASGFYSIDNLDVYYEQCVVGGPGSFIIAVQDLQTIAEAIRRKLVLEIVGPQPAEPEVTYASETSVAQATPVDCLIGEKLFQRWMQ, via the coding sequence ATGTCCCGGTTCACCTGGTTGCTTGTTCTCTTGAGCGCCTTAGGCTCATCGCTGATGCCGGCCAAAGCTGCCGATATCGATGTCGATCTCGAGCTGGTCCTGGCGGTCGACGTGTCCTGGTCCATGGACATGGATGAGCAGGACCTGCAACGACAGGGTTATGTGGCGGCGCTCAAGCATCCCGACGTGATCAGGGCAATCAGCTCGGGGCTGCATGGGAAGATCGCGCTCACCTACATGGAATGGGCGGGCCCAGGATATCAGACCGTGCTGATGCCCTGGACCGTCATTGACAGTGCCGAGGCGGCGCATGCCTTTGCCGATGGGCTTGCGTCCGCACCTATTTCGCGCTTTCGTGCGACCTCCATATCTTCCGCGCTCCAATTCGCCGCGCCCATGTTCGATGGAAATGGCTTTCAGGGCATGCGGCGGGTCATCGACATTTCAGGGGATGGTCCCAACAATATGGGCGAACCGGTTGCCGGCGCACGCGATGCAGTGGTCGGACGCGGCATCGTGATCAATGGACTGCCAATCATGATCAAGGAGGCCAGCGGCTTCTATTCCATTGACAATCTTGATGTCTATTACGAACAGTGCGTTGTGGGCGGGCCGGGATCATTCATCATCGCTGTGCAGGACCTGCAAACAATTGCCGAAGCGATCCGGCGCAAGCTCGTGCTCGAGATCGTCGGGCCTCAGCCCGCGGAACCCGAGGTGACCTATGCTAGCGAGACCTCCGTTGCGCAGGCCACACCAGTCGACTGTCTCATTGGTGAGAAGTTGTTTCAGCGCTGGATGCAATAA
- a CDS encoding DMT family transporter has protein sequence MRSMSSLHGVLVALAAYLLFPIHDAMVKWLVADYSIWQIMCVRSAVIVAILLAWEGAPLVKRALHSPMRGFLVLRALFLISAWSCYYSAARYLGLGELTTIYFASPILVALLAVPLLGEAVSLRKWLAIGIGFIGVLIACRPDLHVGIKPVLLALAAAVLWAMAVILVRKKGTAESTAANLLVANTGFVVLGGAALPWSWVTPDLVSWVLFIAAGLVSGAAQYLVFEAIRKVPASTTAPLGFSSLIWAFGLGYLVWGDIPSPWVLGGALLIVLSGAIICTLEWRAAAPARERPV, from the coding sequence ATGCGATCTATGTCGAGCCTGCATGGCGTATTGGTTGCCCTTGCCGCCTATCTGCTCTTCCCCATTCACGATGCGATGGTGAAATGGCTGGTGGCCGATTACTCCATCTGGCAAATCATGTGCGTCCGCAGTGCGGTCATCGTCGCCATTCTCTTGGCTTGGGAAGGCGCGCCGCTGGTGAAGCGCGCGCTCCACTCGCCCATGCGAGGCTTCCTCGTTTTGCGCGCCCTCTTTCTGATCAGTGCCTGGTCCTGCTATTACTCGGCTGCTCGCTATCTCGGCCTTGGTGAGCTGACCACCATCTATTTTGCCTCTCCCATTCTCGTCGCCTTACTTGCGGTGCCGCTGCTGGGCGAGGCCGTTTCCTTGAGAAAATGGCTGGCGATCGGCATCGGCTTTATCGGCGTTCTGATCGCCTGCCGCCCAGATCTCCATGTGGGCATCAAACCCGTGCTCCTCGCCCTCGCCGCTGCAGTTCTCTGGGCCATGGCCGTCATTCTGGTGCGCAAGAAGGGGACCGCAGAAAGCACCGCGGCCAATCTGCTCGTCGCAAACACGGGCTTCGTGGTTCTCGGCGGCGCGGCTCTGCCCTGGTCTTGGGTCACCCCTGATCTGGTTAGCTGGGTCTTGTTCATCGCTGCAGGCCTGGTGAGCGGGGCTGCGCAATATCTCGTCTTCGAGGCCATACGCAAGGTGCCGGCCTCGACGACCGCGCCCCTAGGCTTCTCGAGCCTGATCTGGGCCTTTGGTCTCGGCTATCTCGTCTGGGGAGACATACCGAGCCCCTGGGTGCTCGGCGGCGCCCTTCTGATCGTCCTTAGCGGGGCCATCATCTGCACCCTGGAATGGCGCGCGGCCGCTCCTGCCCGCGAGCGGCCGGTTTAG